A window of Daucus carota subsp. sativus chromosome 2, DH1 v3.0, whole genome shotgun sequence genomic DNA:
TGTCTCAGAAACTCCCTAATTGGCTAGTTTAGGCTTGTTGCCTTTTTTTACTCCCTAATAGGCAACTCTTAGTTGTATACCAGTACCATCTTTTGGATCTGATTGTTTTATTATTCATTCCTAAACcatattttcttgtttttcttttccAAATTTACAATCAAATTATTGTGTGATTTAATATCTCTGATTTCTGTTGCTCAGTAGTCAGATCCCCATCATGTGCATATGTTTAAGTTTTACTGACACATGCAACCAGCTACTGTTTGGTTTGGCTTGGGCTGTTAAAGTGTTGAAGTACAAGTGGAGTGCCATTTTGTATTCTTGAAAGTGTTTTCTGTGAATAGGGATGAAGGGGGGCAGGCAGTTGTAGTTGCAGCAATGAGATGTGGAATGGTGGTGATCGAGAACAGTATAATATCTTTATCGAAACTGTGTGTACAAACATGCTACTTGGTAAATTTATGTGATCTTTAACCATTTATTTTGATTGCACCAAGATGTGTATATGGTCAACTTGATTTGCAAGATTTGTTTCTTCCAGTGAAAGGTTACCCTTACCTTCATTTGCTAAAATCTATGTAAAGGGCCTGTCATCAGCTTATTAATAGGAAGCTGATATTTTGGGCCAACAGTTCCCTTAAACAACTGTGTTTCAAATGTCTTTAAAACTGTTTTCCACTCTATTAAATTTCTTACTAATGTTCATGGCAAGTTTCTTTGTTAATGAACTAGATTGGATGGATCAGTTCATGGAGAATTTGATCATATACTCCGAGCTATCTTTTGTTGTATTAAGCAAAATTTGAGGCTTATGACTTCTTATATAAATCTATAGGGAACTTTGGTGATTGGTCCAAGTACTGGTTTTGGATTCAAAGACCATCTTTGCCACTCCTATTCTGTAGTTCTTGTAACTGGCTGACTGCGAATAAATTTAAGTTTACAACTGCTTAAATGTTTAAGCTGCCAGGTGAGATTGTTTTAGGGGTAAATGTTCTATTTAATATGAAGCGCCGGTATGTGTTTTGGTGAAGCAGAAAGAAGAAAGACTAGGCCTGAGTTTAAGTTCATTCTGTGTGGGAGGTGGATATGCCAAAAAGCGTGACCACAATAGATCCAAATACCTGTTATGTATGTTATACTCCTTGGCCCTTTATATTGGATATTAGAGAAATTTTTAAAAGGTAGAACTCAGAGCATGTTATAAGCGaagtataaactttttcaaatcAGTTCAGCAACATTTACCTCAAATTAGCAAGTACATGTATGCACTTAATTGGGACCAGATTGTACATGCATATTAATAAGATGCCTTGTGATCTCTGCCTAGCCTTTGAGGGTAAAATTTTGGTGTCTATAACTTGCTCTGACTTTTTTTGTATACAGAGATCATAGGACTGTGCTCTTTGTTCTTCCCTTTAATGGAGATGGAACTGCTATCTCATAACAAGCTGCAAACTCTCATCGCTGCATTTGGTAGacctttattatatattctgtCTCTGAAAAATGTATATGCTTTATTACCAAAACATATAGATGTAAATAATTTCGTCATTCATGGCTTGTCaatttgttatttaaaaaataaattacgttACAATTTTAGATACATACAAGACTACAACTTTAGATAAAACTCTTTGCTTTCTGTTATAATTACACTTTTATAAGTGTCAAGAATAATTTGATAATATGTTGTCACTGGTTTTAAATCACAGATCGGTATATTTAGCAAGTTTCAACTTGAAGCATTTAAGTTGTTGGTAGTACAACTTCGATCATTTAGATTGTTGATAGCCCACTATGACAGGTGTTATAGTGATGTAGTTTCTAGGTGTCGGTACAAAGCCAATTTTATTGGAAATGCAGATAATATCAGGTAGAAGTGATTGTCCATCAAGCATCAGGATTCAGAGGTTTGCTGGTATAGGActaggttcagtgtttacttcTTCCTATCATCTGTAGCCGACTGCTAGACCCATTTTTCTTAATGTGGTTACATCTTATGctgacaattttttttccattGGGAACCTGATGTTCTTCATTTTTTGatgtttctgtttttttttttttaatattttccttGTTGAATCCACTATATTGATCCTGTATTGAATTTGTTTCAATCACAGCTGCTAGTGTAAACATATGCAATTGATATTGCTTGCAACCGAGTTAAAATGCATTGTTGTGAGGCATTGACGTTGGAACTGTCAACTAAGATCCAGGTCAGCTTTGTTATGGGCTCTCTTAAATCACCTGTTTAACTGAGGTGATGGTAACATATTCTCCAGAGTCTAATTCAGTTGTCCATAAGATCAGATAGAGTTATAAATGTTTGGATGGATTTTGGCTTTGATCAGTTTTGAGAGTTTTATGCTGCTTGTGATCTTGTAGCATGTGTGTTGAACTTTTTTTCACTATGCTGCacgtttgttttttgtttttgaggCAAACGGCCATATTAATGAAAGATTATTAACCAAGCATATTAGTTAGAAGTTATTGTATGATTATTACAGAGTTACCTACAACTATTAGCAGTTACAGGCAAGATTGTCACCAAGAATATGTCGCTACATTTTGTCCTTTGTTGTATTGTATACCTGAGGACTGAGGTGCTTGTATATTTGGTCTAGCACTACAAGACCATAAATGAAGGGGTAGAAGAACCAGAACAGATGCCAACACAAGTAATCTTATACTCTGGTGCGTACAGAAGCCGCGGCAGAGCACAAAAACACAGTTCTTGAAAGGTGCCAACAAAAACCAAAACGGGTTAGAGttattgttttaaataatatgatcACTGTGCACTGTTGCACATTGTTAGCGTGATGCATATTACTATATTACGAAGGTGCTATTTACAGCAACTGTTGAGTATTAAGTATTAACAGCTTATTACATCTCGCGCTACATGTAGTTGAAATTTGGATCACATCTTGTGCACTTTGCACAAAATCAACATCAGTATACTGCTGCTCTACAACAACAATAACTAGTTGTCTCACATATTACACATTTTAAATTACTGAACAAAAAAACATACTGACATATTGGAGTCTCGTAGATTGGAATATGCTGGTTCACACTTGTCAAATCCTAATAGTTTGTCCTGtgcttttttaaaataattcttaGCATAAGATAAATAGGAATAAATTTTATAGGAAAAAGTAACTGCGAATTCTCTGGAAAGAATCTGATACTAGGTAGGTGCACTATCTCTGGTATGAATGATCTTATAGGTAGTATTTGTGTTTGAGTGGGCGAATATGCAAGCACTTGCACAAGATATTAACTTTATGGTCCAATTCTCTTGCGTGATTGAAGGGTATCCCCTTTTTTGGTTGTATATATAGTAAAATTATGCACTATTAATGTTCACAGCAAGCCTGCAAATACAACATACAGTCCAAATTCCAGAGGAAGAATCTCAAAGAAATGGCTCAGCATGGCTCCCTCTCTGCTGAAACAGAGACACTTAGTTACGTGCTACGCCTGTTGGAGGCCTTTCGAGCCTTTGATTCAGACAATGATGGAGGAATCACTGTTGCTGAGCTAGGAGGAGTGATGGGGTCACTTGGATACAATCCAAGTGATCAAGAAGTGAGGGCCATGATGCAACAAGGAGACAAGAACCGAGACGGGCTCCTGAGCATTCAAGAATTCTTAGAGCTGAACACAAAAGAGTTGGAATTAGGTGGCTTGGCCAACTCACTTAAGACTGCTTTTGAAAATATGGATTTGGAAGGAGATGAGGTTGTTACCGGAGAAGAACTTTTTGAAGTTCTGGGAAATAGTAATGAACTAGGTTTAGAGGAATGTGAAGCTATTATTGCTTCAATTGATGGGGATGGGGATGGGGCCATAAGTTATGAGGATTTCAATCTTATAGTTAGCTGCCTCATCTAAATATCTGTCTGATCAGTGTCTCCAGACTCCAAATTGATGATCAGCCTACGAAATTATGTTCGTGTAATCTTATAATTTACGTGATCATAATCCTTATGTATATGTATGATAGCTACCATATGCATATTTGAATAATTACACAGTAGCAATATGTTCTGTTTTTTGTAGGCTCTCGTAAAGTACTTTTTCTGTTTACTCATCTTTGATTTATACTTCAGTGCTTGTCTCAGTCAATAAAATATACTATTCCCTCTGATGCATTATACaagttgtttgactttttaaatcTAATTTTAGTTGCTTTGATCATGtagcaaaaattattatttttataactttttttatgaataaaaatatagcataaatatttttattcagaaaaaaaattgtaaaaatattaatttttactattcggtcaaaacacttaaaattaCACGCGATTTATATAATGGACCAAATGGAACAGTGAACTGATCATAAGAAGACACAACAGCTAGCTCAGTACTCGTCTGTATCCAGAGAACTCCCAGCTTGTGCATACATTGAACTGTGATATTtcatgcaagaaatattctctgattcctTGGTAATAATAAAAACAGATAAACATATTAATTGAATCAATAAATGAGATACACTGGGCACAAGTTCCTGTCCAACGGAAactaattaatgaaaatacatcCACAGCATCAACCAAACCCTAGAGATCTTTAATCAAATCTTTCCAGAAGTCATTACCCCCATCTTCATCATTCAGTAGTTCTTCCCAAGTCCtaaccatatttgaggcagctgGTGTTTCAGCAGGAAAACAAGTTCGATTCATTTGCTCGACACCGACAGACTCTGACACTGAGGAAGGAAGCATGCTTTCCTTCTGAGAATTGTTTCTAATATCTGTGTCGTTATAAAAAAGTTCTGGCCTCAATCCGCCTTCCATGTTGAACGCGGACAAGTTGTTAAAGGCATGATCTTCACCTGGCCGCCTTTGAGGATGGACATGCGTGTTTGGAGAGGTAAAGGTATAGTGGTTATAAGCAGCATTTGTTCCACTAATAAGGCCACTGCCAGGAGATAAAATTGAGGATTGTAAGAGACTATTTTCTTGAATGGAATTCGGAAGTGGATTAGGACTATTTATGATCTGCCATAAGTTTTGCAAGAGTTGGATATTGGGTGCAGGTTGAGGAAGGAATGATCTCAGGCTAGCGAGTGCACTTTCCAGAGGATTCGCGATCACCAAGTTGGATAAGTTTGAGGTGGACAGCAACTGTGAGTAATTAGCAAGAAAACTATTGAGATGGTTAATAATTAGAGGTTCGTGTGTTTTTGGATCAATGCCACTGTTGACAAGCTTCCTTCTGACATGGGTATTCCAGAAGTTCTTGATCTCATTGTCAGTTCTTCCTGGAAGATGAGCAGCAATTTGGGACCACCTGAAATTATGAACATAGAAATATAAGAGCctagaaaattaaaaacaaatttattaatccGAATAAAATGATAACTAAGTGAAATCTCTTTTCCTGCAGCTTGTCTTCCCAGTGTTAACAATCTTGCACACAGACATGCATAATTAAGACATGATGATGATGAGCTTACTTGTTTCCAATCGCAGAATGTAGGTTGATGATCATCCGCTCTTCTTCATCTGAGAACTTACCTCTCTTAATATCAGGCCTTAGATAATTAGTCCACCTTAGCCTGCAGCTCTTACCGCACCTGTTCAAACCAGCTAGCTTGGGAAGTGCACTCCAGCTTCCATGCCCTCCATTTTCGTGAATATAGTCCATCAATATTTTATCCTCTTCTGGAGTCCATGGCCCTTTCTTTACACATTCGTTGCTGGGACTTGGAGATCTGCCCATTTAACAGGGATCACAATGTTTTACACCCAAGAATCAGTTTGGAGCTACAATTGCTCTCTGCGATA
This region includes:
- the LOC108209751 gene encoding probable calcium-binding protein CML29; the encoded protein is MAQHGSLSAETETLSYVLRLLEAFRAFDSDNDGGITVAELGGVMGSLGYNPSDQEVRAMMQQGDKNRDGLLSIQEFLELNTKELELGGLANSLKTAFENMDLEGDEVVTGEELFEVLGNSNELGLEECEAIIASIDGDGDGAISYEDFNLIVSCLI
- the LOC108207832 gene encoding transcription factor MYB53 — translated: MGRSPSPSNECVKKGPWTPEEDKILMDYIHENGGHGSWSALPKLAGLNRCGKSCRLRWTNYLRPDIKRGKFSDEEERMIINLHSAIGNKWSQIAAHLPGRTDNEIKNFWNTHVRRKLVNSGIDPKTHEPLIINHLNSFLANYSQLLSTSNLSNLVIANPLESALASLRSFLPQPAPNIQLLQNLWQIINSPNPLPNSIQENSLLQSSILSPGSGLISGTNAAYNHYTFTSPNTHVHPQRRPGEDHAFNNLSAFNMEGGLRPELFYNDTDIRNNSQKESMLPSSVSESVGVEQMNRTCFPAETPAASNMVRTWEELLNDEDGGNDFWKDLIKDL